The following proteins come from a genomic window of Paramicrobacterium humi:
- a CDS encoding siderophore ABC transporter substrate-binding protein translates to MAQTRLCAGVLVGALALSLTACSAGATAEPDAKTDEGAVVEVEDNNGTHSIATPPASVVATDNRTFETLDAWGIELSAAAVALMPSTISYTEDDSIIDLGNHREPNLEAVVAVEPDLIINGQRFANYHDDFTSLAPDAVVLELDPREGEPFDEELKRQTSVLGEIFGKQTEADKLNEALDASIERAKAAYDDADSVMGVITSGGDIGYVAPGVGRTLGPVFEILGLTPALDVPESSDDHQGDDISVEAIADSNPDWILVMDRDAAVAADDPAYAPAEEVLAGSEALASVSAVTKGNIVYMPADTYTNEGIQTYTEFFNAFADALEAQS, encoded by the coding sequence ATGGCTCAGACACGTCTTTGCGCAGGAGTACTCGTCGGCGCACTCGCTCTCTCGCTCACCGCCTGCAGCGCAGGAGCCACCGCCGAACCGGACGCGAAGACGGACGAGGGCGCCGTGGTCGAGGTCGAGGACAACAACGGCACTCACTCGATCGCCACGCCACCGGCATCCGTCGTCGCAACCGACAACCGCACGTTCGAAACGCTCGACGCGTGGGGAATCGAGCTCAGCGCCGCCGCTGTCGCGCTCATGCCCTCGACGATCTCGTACACCGAAGACGACTCCATCATCGACCTCGGGAACCACCGTGAGCCGAATCTCGAGGCCGTCGTCGCCGTCGAGCCCGACCTCATCATCAACGGGCAGCGCTTCGCCAACTACCACGATGACTTCACGTCGCTCGCTCCCGACGCCGTCGTGCTTGAGCTCGACCCGCGCGAGGGCGAGCCGTTCGACGAGGAGCTCAAGCGGCAGACGAGCGTGCTCGGCGAGATCTTCGGCAAGCAGACCGAAGCCGACAAGCTGAACGAGGCGCTCGACGCTTCGATCGAGCGCGCGAAGGCGGCATACGACGACGCCGACTCGGTCATGGGAGTCATCACATCCGGCGGTGACATCGGCTACGTCGCCCCCGGCGTGGGGCGCACGCTCGGCCCCGTGTTCGAGATCCTCGGGCTCACTCCCGCGCTTGACGTGCCGGAGAGCAGCGACGACCACCAGGGTGATGACATCTCCGTCGAGGCGATCGCCGACTCGAACCCCGACTGGATCCTCGTGATGGACCGGGATGCCGCCGTCGCAGCCGACGACCCGGCATATGCTCCCGCCGAGGAGGTTCTCGCCGGTTCGGAAGCACTGGCGAGCGTGAGCGCCGTCACGAAGGGCAACATCGTGTACATGCCCGCCGACACGTACACGAACGAGGGCATCCAGACCTACACCGAGTTCTTCAACGCCTTCGCCGACGCGCTCGAAGCGCAGAGCTGA
- a CDS encoding ABC transporter ATP-binding protein, with translation MTTLARFENVTRRFGDVTALDDVTLEIGSGRIVGLLGPNGAGKTTMLSLLQGLRKPTSGRVELLGGDPGDYHNRARLGSTPQETALPQALRVGEILRFVASHFDDAVPVDEIAAEFGLTELLRKQAGALSGGQKRRLSVALAFVGRPQLVLLDEPTTGLDVDARRTLWGAVRRQHEQGATIVVTSHYLDEIEALAERVIVVDGGRVIADDGIRSILGQVSGRMLRLATPQPEAIAQLDGVGAHTIEPDGTHTFFVRDGDATVTDIVRGGIPFSDLSMRGATLEEAFLALTEKTPA, from the coding sequence ATGACAACCCTCGCCCGCTTCGAGAACGTCACGCGCCGCTTCGGCGACGTCACCGCTCTCGACGACGTCACCCTCGAGATCGGCTCGGGCCGCATCGTCGGACTGCTCGGACCGAACGGCGCCGGCAAGACGACGATGCTCTCGCTCCTGCAGGGGCTGCGGAAGCCGACGTCGGGCCGCGTCGAGCTGCTGGGCGGCGACCCCGGCGACTACCACAATCGCGCGCGGCTCGGCAGCACGCCGCAAGAGACGGCGCTGCCGCAGGCGCTGCGCGTCGGCGAGATCCTCCGCTTCGTCGCGAGCCACTTCGACGACGCCGTCCCCGTCGACGAGATCGCCGCCGAGTTCGGGCTCACGGAGCTCCTGCGCAAGCAGGCCGGAGCCCTCTCCGGCGGGCAGAAGCGCCGGCTCTCCGTCGCGCTCGCGTTCGTCGGCCGACCGCAGCTCGTGCTGCTCGACGAGCCCACGACCGGCCTCGACGTCGACGCGCGGCGCACGCTGTGGGGCGCCGTGCGCCGCCAGCACGAGCAAGGCGCCACCATCGTCGTCACGAGCCACTACCTCGACGAGATCGAGGCGCTCGCCGAGCGCGTGATCGTCGTCGACGGTGGGCGGGTCATCGCCGATGACGGCATCCGTTCCATCCTCGGGCAGGTGTCGGGGCGGATGCTGCGACTCGCGACGCCGCAGCCGGAGGCAATCGCCCAGCTCGACGGCGTCGGCGCCCACACCATCGAGCCCGACGGAACCCACACGTTCTTCGTGCGCGACGGCGACGCCACCGTCACCGACATCGTGCGCGGCGGCATCCCGTTCTCCGACCTGTCCATGCGCGGCGCGACCCTCGAAGAGGCGTTCCTCGCGCTCACCGAGAAGACCCCGGCCTGA
- a CDS encoding ABC transporter permease has protein sequence MSNPTLRLAGVHAKYALIETFRIPIAVIGSLVFPALALLFFVVPQQTVAQNPLYATQAIISMSVFAVMSNALFSFGISISEDREKPWDPFLRTLPVPGMARVLSYVFSIGAMGLVAIIPVLVIGALFTAAEAPLPRVLFGFVMLAVSALPFMLIGVAIGYAFPSKAAIAIVQVVMFGFAFAGGLFLPPLMFADWLDTLSKFFPSRQARELVIWAVQGGALEPWVWLGLLAWLAVTAALALMLYRRDEGRRFH, from the coding sequence ATGTCGAACCCCACACTGCGCCTCGCCGGCGTGCACGCGAAGTACGCCCTGATCGAGACGTTCCGCATCCCCATCGCCGTGATCGGCTCGCTCGTGTTCCCCGCCCTCGCGCTGCTGTTCTTCGTCGTGCCGCAGCAGACGGTGGCGCAGAACCCGCTCTACGCGACGCAGGCGATCATCTCGATGAGCGTGTTCGCGGTCATGTCGAACGCGCTGTTCAGCTTCGGCATCTCGATCTCCGAGGACCGCGAGAAGCCCTGGGACCCGTTCCTGCGCACGCTCCCCGTGCCGGGAATGGCGCGCGTGCTGTCGTACGTGTTCTCCATCGGCGCGATGGGCCTGGTCGCGATCATCCCCGTGCTCGTCATCGGCGCGCTGTTCACCGCCGCCGAGGCGCCGCTGCCGCGCGTGCTGTTCGGCTTCGTCATGCTCGCCGTGTCGGCGCTGCCGTTCATGCTCATCGGCGTCGCGATCGGCTACGCCTTCCCGTCGAAGGCCGCGATCGCGATCGTGCAGGTCGTCATGTTCGGCTTCGCCTTCGCGGGCGGGCTGTTCCTTCCGCCGCTCATGTTCGCCGACTGGCTCGACACGCTCTCGAAGTTCTTCCCCTCGCGCCAGGCCCGCGAACTCGTGATCTGGGCCGTGCAGGGCGGCGCGCTCGAGCCGTGGGTGTGGCTCGGCCTGCTCGCCTGGCTCGCCGTGACCGCCGCGCTCGCGCTCATGCTGTACCGCCGCGACGAAGGACGCCGCTTCCACTGA
- a CDS encoding transcriptional regulator, which produces MPDLDPVIHAQARLRITAALATLDAGEAITFPRLQHVLGMTAGNLSTHLRKLEDAEYVAVSKTIEGRSPATYIQLTRLGRRRFEDYTASLKNLLGGTP; this is translated from the coding sequence GTGCCTGATCTCGACCCCGTCATCCACGCGCAAGCGCGACTGCGCATCACCGCGGCCCTCGCGACCCTCGACGCGGGGGAGGCCATCACATTCCCCCGGCTGCAGCACGTGCTCGGCATGACCGCCGGCAACCTCTCGACGCACTTGCGCAAGCTCGAGGACGCCGAATACGTCGCCGTCTCGAAGACCATCGAGGGCCGCTCGCCCGCCACCTACATCCAGCTCACCCGCCTCGGGCGCCGTCGCTTCGAGGACTACACGGCATCACTCAAGAACCTCCTGGGAGGAACCCCATGA
- a CDS encoding iron ABC transporter ATP-binding protein: MITLTDVRKNYSDDVAIGPVDLRIPAGGITALVGPNGAGKSTLLTMIGRLLGIDAGTIEIAGYDVARTASKDLAKIVSVLRQENHYVTRLTVRQLVGFGRFPHSKGRLNLADERIITEVIDFLHLGDLEHRYLDELSGGQRQRAYVAMVLAQDTEFVLLDEPLNNLDMRHSVQMMQHLRDAAEQLGRTIVIVLHDINFAGHYADHICAVKDGAVIEFGPPSEIMTDAVLSRVFDTPVQVVDGPRGPLAVYF, from the coding sequence GTGATCACGCTCACCGACGTGCGAAAGAACTACTCCGACGACGTCGCGATCGGCCCCGTCGACCTGCGCATCCCCGCTGGCGGCATCACGGCCCTCGTCGGACCGAACGGCGCGGGCAAGTCCACGCTGCTCACGATGATCGGCCGGCTGCTCGGCATCGATGCCGGAACGATCGAGATCGCCGGCTACGACGTCGCTCGAACGGCATCCAAGGATCTCGCCAAGATCGTCTCGGTGCTGCGCCAGGAGAACCACTACGTCACGAGGCTCACGGTGCGCCAGCTCGTCGGCTTCGGCCGCTTCCCGCACTCGAAGGGGCGGCTGAACCTCGCGGACGAGCGCATCATCACCGAGGTCATCGACTTCCTCCACCTCGGCGACCTCGAGCACCGCTACCTCGACGAGCTCTCGGGCGGGCAGCGGCAGCGCGCCTACGTCGCCATGGTGCTCGCGCAGGACACCGAGTTCGTGCTGCTCGACGAGCCGCTCAACAACCTCGACATGCGCCATTCCGTGCAGATGATGCAGCACTTGCGCGACGCCGCGGAGCAGCTCGGCCGCACGATCGTGATCGTGCTGCACGACATCAACTTCGCGGGGCACTACGCCGACCACATCTGCGCCGTGAAGGACGGCGCCGTGATCGAGTTCGGTCCGCCGAGCGAGATCATGACGGATGCCGTGCTCAGCCGCGTCTTCGACACTCCCGTCCAGGTCGTCGACGGGCCGCGCGGGCCCCTCGCCGTCTACTTCTGA
- a CDS encoding ABC transporter permease, with protein MTATAAPRERSARRLFDPKLLFGVLVVGALLVASLFTGVYDVVGADDGAEMFAITRIPRTIALVLAGAAMAMSGLIMQLLTQNRFVEPTTTGTTEWAGLGLLAVMMLVPNASIMARMGGAILAAFIGTMVFFLFLRRVTLRSSLIVPIIGIMLGAVVGSVSTFLALQTDMLQSLGIWFAGSFTSVLRGQYEFLWIVAVVGAAVFVVADRFTIAGLGEEIATGVGVNYNRVVLLGTGLIAIATGVVTVVVGNLPFLGLIVPNIVSMVRGDDLRSNLPWVCLLGIAIVVVCDLVGRTIIMPFEVPVSLILGIVGAVVFIALLLRQRRRG; from the coding sequence ATGACGGCAACCGCCGCCCCACGGGAACGCAGCGCGAGGAGGCTGTTCGACCCGAAGCTCCTGTTCGGAGTCCTCGTCGTCGGCGCCCTCCTCGTCGCGTCCCTGTTCACGGGCGTCTATGACGTCGTGGGCGCCGACGACGGCGCCGAGATGTTCGCGATCACGCGCATCCCGCGCACGATAGCGCTCGTTCTCGCCGGCGCGGCGATGGCCATGTCGGGACTCATCATGCAGCTGCTGACGCAGAACCGCTTCGTCGAGCCGACAACGACCGGCACGACCGAGTGGGCGGGGCTCGGGCTGCTCGCGGTCATGATGCTCGTGCCGAATGCGAGCATCATGGCGCGCATGGGCGGGGCGATCCTCGCGGCGTTCATCGGCACCATGGTGTTCTTCCTGTTCCTGCGTCGCGTCACCCTTCGCTCCTCGCTCATCGTGCCGATCATCGGGATCATGCTCGGAGCCGTCGTAGGGTCGGTCTCCACGTTCCTCGCGCTGCAGACGGACATGCTGCAGAGCCTCGGCATCTGGTTCGCCGGCAGCTTCACCTCCGTGCTGCGCGGGCAGTACGAGTTCCTCTGGATCGTCGCGGTCGTGGGCGCCGCGGTGTTCGTCGTCGCGGACCGCTTCACGATCGCGGGGCTCGGCGAGGAGATCGCCACGGGCGTGGGCGTGAACTACAACCGCGTCGTGCTGCTCGGCACGGGACTCATCGCGATCGCGACCGGGGTCGTCACGGTCGTCGTCGGCAACCTTCCGTTCCTCGGGCTCATCGTGCCGAACATCGTCTCGATGGTGCGCGGCGACGATCTGCGCAGCAACCTGCCGTGGGTGTGCCTGCTCGGCATCGCCATCGTCGTCGTGTGCGATCTCGTGGGGCGCACGATCATCATGCCGTTCGAGGTTCCCGTCTCGCTCATTCTCGGCATCGTCGGCGCCGTCGTGTTCATCGCCCTGCTCTTGAGGCAGCGTCGCCGTGGCTGA
- the dacB gene encoding D-alanyl-D-alanine carboxypeptidase/D-alanyl-D-alanine endopeptidase: MPPASSSSRAPRRRPWRTAVAAVVFAVLGAGSVAAGAITAPVAAETVTAAPAPTAPARPLAENAVPASGIRQCSVAEQAGNPDLHTLQARVVNATTGEVLFDRDSTTPARTASNLKLLTAAAALETFGAEYRIATPVVAGSEPGTIVLEGRGDLTLTRLPTGQESVYPGAAHLDELARLTKQAWADAGHTEPITRIVLDSSFFGGESWLPEWDTKGMREGYQSHVSALQVDADRFYPTIEYSGRGSDPVARAGDAFAAYFPGATTVIGTAPEGAAPLAHVSSPPLSDLVEYMLRYSDNMIAESLARLVAIREGAGNDFAALDAGLKAALEPLGLDTSAVTIADGSGLSANNAVPNVFFTKLLRGVVDGDIDMSAILAGLPVAGETGTLRYESRFSGDASDAAGHVRAKTGWIQTAYTLSGVIDAKDGATLVFSLYALDDEPLPATTAHAVDELAAAFYRCGDELANT; the protein is encoded by the coding sequence ATGCCACCCGCCTCGTCCTCCTCCCGCGCGCCCCGACGCCGGCCCTGGAGGACAGCGGTCGCCGCTGTCGTCTTCGCCGTTCTCGGCGCGGGAAGCGTCGCCGCGGGAGCGATAACCGCGCCCGTCGCGGCCGAAACCGTCACTGCGGCGCCGGCGCCGACCGCGCCCGCGCGGCCGCTTGCCGAGAACGCGGTTCCCGCGAGCGGCATCCGTCAGTGCTCTGTCGCCGAGCAGGCCGGAAACCCGGACCTGCACACCCTTCAGGCGCGCGTCGTCAACGCCACGACCGGCGAAGTGCTCTTCGACCGCGACAGCACGACGCCCGCGCGCACGGCGAGCAACCTCAAGCTGCTCACGGCCGCTGCGGCGCTCGAGACCTTCGGCGCCGAATACCGCATCGCCACGCCCGTCGTCGCGGGTAGCGAGCCCGGCACGATCGTGCTCGAGGGCCGCGGCGACCTCACGCTCACGCGGCTGCCGACCGGGCAGGAGTCGGTGTATCCGGGAGCCGCTCACCTCGACGAGCTCGCTCGGCTGACGAAGCAGGCGTGGGCGGACGCCGGCCACACCGAGCCCATCACGCGCATCGTTCTCGACTCCAGCTTCTTCGGCGGCGAGAGCTGGCTGCCCGAATGGGACACGAAGGGCATGCGCGAGGGCTACCAGTCGCACGTGAGCGCGCTGCAGGTCGACGCCGACCGGTTCTACCCCACGATCGAGTACTCGGGTCGCGGCAGCGACCCCGTGGCGCGCGCGGGCGACGCGTTCGCCGCCTACTTCCCGGGCGCGACGACGGTGATCGGCACGGCGCCCGAGGGCGCGGCGCCGCTCGCGCACGTGTCGTCGCCGCCGCTGTCGGATCTCGTGGAGTACATGCTGCGGTACAGCGACAACATGATCGCCGAGTCCCTCGCGCGGCTCGTCGCCATCAGGGAGGGCGCCGGCAACGACTTCGCCGCGCTCGACGCCGGGCTGAAGGCGGCGCTCGAGCCGCTCGGCCTCGACACGAGCGCTGTCACGATCGCCGACGGCTCGGGGCTCAGCGCGAACAACGCCGTGCCGAACGTGTTCTTCACGAAGCTCTTGCGTGGCGTCGTCGACGGCGACATCGACATGTCCGCGATTCTCGCCGGGCTCCCGGTCGCGGGCGAGACGGGAACGCTGCGGTACGAGAGCCGGTTCAGCGGGGACGCGTCGGATGCCGCCGGGCACGTGCGCGCCAAGACGGGGTGGATCCAGACCGCGTACACGCTCTCGGGCGTCATCGACGCGAAGGACGGCGCGACTCTCGTGTTCTCGCTGTACGCGCTCGACGACGAGCCGCTGCCGGCGACGACGGCGCACGCGGTCGACGAGCTCGCCGCGGCGTTCTACCGTTGTGGTGACGAACTCGCGAACACCTGA
- a CDS encoding iron chelate uptake ABC transporter family permease subunit has product MAEAQVAARAQSATARSRTGAFPTRLGRSRYVLVLTLLIVLAAGFAAGLLAIDNPMPAGSAGFWRIAELRASGILAMAIVATCQAFATVSFQTVTNNRIITPSIMGFESLYIAVQTSAVFFLGAAGITAVTGLGQFALQIALMVGLSLLLYGWLLSGKYGNLQIMLLVGIIIGGGLGAVSTFMQRLLTPSEFDVLTARLFGSVSNADSAYFPVAIPLCALAAAGLWLSAKRLNVLALGRDAAVNLGLRHRAEVLRVLVLVAVLMAVSTALVGPMTFLGFLVATLAYQFADTHDHRLVFPVAALTGFVVLAGAYLVMKHVFYAQGVVSIIIELVGGTVFLIVILRKGRL; this is encoded by the coding sequence GTGGCTGAGGCGCAAGTCGCCGCTCGAGCACAGAGCGCCACCGCGCGCTCGAGGACCGGAGCATTCCCGACACGACTTGGCCGCTCGCGCTACGTCCTCGTGCTCACGCTGCTCATCGTTCTCGCCGCAGGCTTCGCCGCGGGGCTTCTCGCCATCGACAACCCCATGCCCGCCGGCTCGGCCGGGTTCTGGCGCATCGCAGAGCTGCGCGCGAGCGGCATCCTGGCCATGGCCATCGTCGCCACGTGTCAGGCGTTCGCGACGGTGAGCTTCCAGACCGTCACGAATAATCGCATCATCACGCCCTCGATCATGGGCTTCGAGTCGCTCTACATCGCCGTGCAGACCTCCGCCGTGTTCTTCCTCGGCGCCGCCGGGATCACCGCCGTCACGGGGCTCGGCCAGTTCGCGCTGCAGATCGCGCTCATGGTGGGGCTCTCGCTGCTGCTCTACGGCTGGCTGCTCTCGGGTAAGTACGGCAACCTGCAGATCATGCTGCTCGTCGGCATCATCATCGGCGGGGGACTCGGCGCGGTGTCGACGTTCATGCAGCGGCTGCTGACGCCGAGCGAGTTCGACGTGCTGACCGCGCGGCTGTTCGGCTCGGTGTCGAACGCGGACTCCGCGTACTTCCCCGTCGCGATCCCGCTGTGCGCGCTCGCAGCCGCCGGGCTGTGGCTGAGCGCGAAGCGGCTCAACGTGCTCGCGCTCGGCAGGGACGCTGCAGTAAATCTCGGGCTGCGCCATCGCGCCGAGGTTCTGCGGGTGCTCGTGCTCGTGGCGGTGCTCATGGCCGTCTCGACCGCTCTCGTCGGACCGATGACCTTCCTCGGCTTCCTCGTCGCGACCCTCGCGTACCAGTTCGCCGACACGCACGACCACCGACTGGTCTTCCCCGTCGCGGCGCTCACGGGATTCGTCGTGCTCGCGGGCGCCTACCTCGTGATGAAGCACGTGTTCTACGCGCAAGGCGTCGTCTCGATCATCATCGAGCTCGTCGGCGGCACCGTCTTCCTCATCGTCATCCTCCGAAAGGGCCGACTGTGA
- a CDS encoding Gfo/Idh/MocA family protein, translated as MTTPHSLRWGILGPGGIARAFTNDLNLNGFTVEAVGSRSLERSEAFAAEFGIARAHGSYAELVADPDIDAVYIATPHPFHVENALLALDAGKHVLVEKPFTLNAAEAQQVADRAAENGLVALEAMWTRFLPHMRRVREILAAGTLGEVVLVTADHTQHLDFGPDHRINAPELGGGALLDLGIYPVSFSVDVLGLPETVAATATLSEAGVDTQVAAVFGYGDGRMATTVSSLRAAGPNTASVIGTAARIDIDRVWYTPTSFRVTSAAGDVLEEFSAEVTGRGMHYQALELERLVAAGLPSGQILPVSESVAIMSVLDEIRAQIGVVYPGESPSSSR; from the coding sequence ATGACGACTCCTCACTCGCTGCGCTGGGGCATTCTCGGCCCCGGCGGCATCGCCCGCGCGTTCACGAACGACCTGAACCTCAACGGGTTCACGGTCGAAGCGGTGGGCTCGCGCAGCCTCGAGCGCTCGGAGGCGTTCGCCGCCGAGTTCGGCATCGCCCGCGCGCACGGCAGCTACGCCGAGCTCGTCGCCGACCCCGACATCGACGCCGTCTACATCGCGACGCCGCACCCGTTCCACGTCGAGAACGCGCTGCTCGCTCTCGACGCCGGAAAGCACGTGCTCGTCGAGAAGCCGTTCACGCTCAACGCCGCCGAGGCGCAGCAGGTCGCGGATCGCGCCGCCGAGAACGGGCTCGTCGCGCTCGAGGCCATGTGGACGCGGTTTCTTCCGCACATGCGCCGGGTGCGCGAGATCCTCGCCGCGGGCACGCTCGGCGAGGTCGTTCTCGTCACGGCCGACCACACGCAGCACCTCGACTTCGGCCCCGACCACCGCATCAACGCCCCCGAGCTCGGCGGGGGAGCGCTGCTCGACCTCGGCATCTACCCCGTCTCGTTCAGCGTCGACGTGCTCGGGCTGCCCGAGACCGTCGCGGCGACGGCGACCCTCAGCGAGGCCGGCGTGGACACGCAGGTGGCGGCCGTGTTCGGCTATGGCGACGGCCGCATGGCGACGACGGTGAGCTCGCTTCGCGCCGCTGGCCCCAACACCGCGAGCGTCATCGGCACCGCCGCGCGCATCGACATCGACCGCGTCTGGTACACGCCCACGAGCTTCCGGGTCACCTCCGCCGCGGGCGACGTGCTCGAGGAGTTCAGCGCCGAGGTCACGGGCCGCGGCATGCACTACCAGGCGCTCGAGCTCGAACGCCTCGTCGCCGCGGGGCTTCCCTCCGGGCAGATCCTCCCCGTCTCGGAGTCCGTCGCGATCATGAGCGTGCTCGACGAGATCCGCGCGCAGATCGGGGTCGTGTACCCGGGGGAATCGCCCAGTTCCAGCCGGTAA
- a CDS encoding aldose 1-epimerase family protein: MSTQPWNPTGQQYTIENGRDRLVATEVGATLRELELNGTAVLEDFGSDAAPVASQGNVLVPWPNRVRDGVWQLDGENQQLDISEPKFHNASHGLLRTQPYRVAAQDAASITLAADLHPQRGYPFSLATSVRYALTGAGLEVAHTIANRGARPAPAGIGTHGYYRIGDIDTDELTVTSTGATVIEVDERMNPTGTAPVPADKDLRGGRPVRGLEVDTAYTDLDADGDRFEHSLAASDGRTLTVWGDEQFRWVQFYTSDRIRGDGTRSLAIEPMTMPANAFNSGDGLRWIAPGETWTARWGVTFTG, translated from the coding sequence ATGAGCACACAGCCGTGGAACCCGACCGGGCAGCAGTACACGATCGAGAACGGGCGGGACAGGCTCGTCGCCACGGAGGTCGGCGCGACCCTGCGCGAGCTCGAGCTGAACGGCACGGCCGTGCTCGAGGATTTCGGGTCGGATGCCGCTCCCGTCGCGTCGCAGGGAAACGTGCTCGTGCCCTGGCCGAACCGCGTGCGCGACGGCGTGTGGCAGCTCGACGGCGAGAACCAGCAGCTCGACATCAGCGAGCCGAAGTTCCACAACGCGAGCCACGGCCTGCTGCGCACGCAGCCGTACCGGGTGGCGGCGCAGGATGCCGCGAGCATCACGCTCGCCGCCGACCTGCACCCGCAGCGCGGCTACCCGTTCAGCCTCGCGACGAGCGTGCGCTATGCGCTCACGGGTGCCGGCCTCGAGGTCGCGCACACGATAGCGAACCGCGGCGCGCGGCCCGCGCCCGCGGGGATCGGCACGCACGGCTACTACCGCATCGGCGACATCGACACCGATGAGCTCACCGTGACGAGCACGGGAGCGACCGTGATCGAGGTCGACGAGCGCATGAATCCGACGGGCACCGCTCCCGTCCCGGCGGACAAGGACCTGCGCGGCGGCCGCCCCGTGCGCGGGCTCGAGGTCGACACCGCGTACACGGATCTCGACGCCGACGGAGACCGCTTCGAGCATTCGCTTGCGGCATCCGACGGTCGCACCCTCACAGTGTGGGGCGACGAGCAGTTCCGCTGGGTGCAGTTCTACACGTCCGACCGCATCCGCGGCGACGGCACCCGCTCGCTCGCGATCGAGCCCATGACGATGCCCGCGAACGCGTTCAACTCGGGCGACGGGCTGCGCTGGATCGCGCCGGGCGAGACGTGGACGGCGCGCTGGGGCGTCACCTTCACGGGCTGA
- a CDS encoding isochorismatase family protein has protein sequence MTRALLIVDVQNDFTEGGALGVDGGAAVASGISALLANAGDRYAAVFASRDWHDATGDNGGHFATDGAPDFVSTWPVHCVAGTAGADYHPDLDASRVTTHIRKGQGEPAYSAFQGTTDDGSTLRDALAEHGVTELDVAGIATDYCVRASVLDALDDGLAVTVIEDLVAGVADESSRAALEEMASRGARLGTSDSVLRG, from the coding sequence ATGACCAGGGCACTTCTCATCGTCGACGTCCAGAACGACTTCACCGAGGGCGGCGCGCTCGGCGTCGACGGGGGAGCGGCCGTCGCGAGCGGCATCAGCGCGCTGCTCGCGAACGCGGGCGACCGCTACGCCGCCGTGTTCGCGTCACGGGACTGGCACGACGCCACAGGTGACAATGGCGGCCACTTCGCGACCGACGGTGCGCCCGACTTCGTCTCGACGTGGCCCGTGCATTGCGTCGCGGGAACCGCGGGCGCGGACTACCACCCCGACCTCGACGCGTCCCGCGTGACCACCCATATCCGCAAGGGGCAGGGCGAGCCGGCGTACTCTGCGTTCCAGGGCACGACAGACGACGGATCGACGCTGCGCGACGCGCTCGCCGAGCACGGCGTGACCGAACTCGACGTCGCCGGCATCGCCACCGACTACTGCGTGCGCGCATCCGTGCTCGACGCCCTCGACGACGGCCTGGCCGTCACCGTGATCGAGGACCTCGTCGCGGGCGTCGCCGACGAGTCGAGCCGCGCCGCCCTCGAGGAGATGGCGTCGCGGGGCGCGCGCCTCGGCACCTCGGACTCGGTCCTCCGGGGCTGA